TCCTGCGGTTCGTCCGGTATTGGAATGACCGGATTTGCGGGTGACGGCGTCCAATGAATCAAATCATTGTCTTCGCTGGTTGCGATACAGGTGCCTTGATTCGGCACGTGATAAATGAAAGTCGGAAGCGGCGCGTTCTCAATAGCATCCCCGCTATATATGCCGCGCGGCATTGATCCATCAGTGGCAGGTTTTATCGCTGGTGGGTGATGTATCCAATGCACCAGATCGCAGCTGGAGGAGTGATCGAGTACCGGCAGCCACTCGTCCCCGAATGCAGAGCCAGGAGAAATTTTACCCGTGTGGGCAAAATTTGGGTTCGACATGCGTCCAAGATAAAAAACGTGATATCGCCCATTGAAAAAAATGGTACAGTTTGCATCATTAAAAAACCCATCGGGCGGGAGTAGATGATAGCGCGGTCGGTGCGGGTCGGCTGAAAGGTATTCTCGCAATTCACGTGCATTCCCGACGCGTTTATGAAGGTCTTTAATTGTAATTGCTGGTTCCATTTGCTGTGCGTTCTCCTCGAAAACTTGCTATTCAGAAGATCGTTATTTCAAGTGTAGAAGACGGTATCAGAGTATAACATGTTAGGAGAGAAGTGACAAGAGAAATCAAAACACATCAAACCCGTTTAGATACGTCTATGAAGACGTTTTTCCTTGAGGTATTTTACCAGACTTGGTATACTGCCCTAACTATAGTTGGTCAATAGAAAGGAATTGAGTTATGCAAAAATGTGCACTTATCAGCGGTAGAGGTATGGGATTGATGCACGGCGGAAACTTCCACAGCCATCCGGACGCGGAGGTGGTCGCGGTGTGCGATATGGATCCGGAACTCCTTGCGAAGGCAGCAGAACAATTTGGGGTCCCTGGGTATTCAACAATTGAGGATCTCTTAGCAAATTGTGATGCGGAACTCGTACTTCTTATTGTCAATGAGACCCGGCGCATCCCACCCTTACGGCAATTGCTTGAAGCCGGACGGAACGTGTTCACTGAGAAACCGCTCTGTGGATTGGAGGGACAAGCCCGGTTGCGTGAAGAAGACCTCCGAATCGCGGCACCCGCTATTGCAACATGGCGCGACTCTCATCTTAAGTTCGGGATCGATTTCAACTACCGATTTATGCACCATTTCCGTAAACTGCATGATGATGTTGCTGAAAATCGGTTGGGTGAGATTCGGATGGTACACGCACGTGCGCATTTCAACTGTTGGTCGCATGTCATCGATCAGATCCTCTGGACGGTCGGCAGACCGGAATGGGTGAGTGTTGTCGGAGATCCGAATGAAGCCGGGGGATGGGGACGTTTAATTCACATGGGTTGGGAGAATGGCGTCATCGGCTCCTTGAGCGGCACAAACTTGTGGGGTTACGACGATCATCCGCTTCGAGTTAAGGTCCTTGGCGATGAATTTTACGCCGAGGCAAAAGGATTGGAAGGCTCCTACTCCCGCCGAAAAGCGAATACTTCCGAAATAGAGGAAGTCTGGGAAGCCGAAGATGACAGCCCAGAGATGCCGGAGTCTTTCAAACGGATGGCTGATGGTGTGGTTAAGGCGATGCATGCCGACACTCCCTTCCCAGCAGACGGTGAAGCGGCATGGAACGAACTCCTGTTTGAGGCGGCAGTTCACAGGTCCGCCTTGCAGAACAATGCCCGCGTATTTCTGAAAGATGTTGAAGAAGAAGCAAGCGCTTGAAAAAAATTAGAGGCGCGGTTGAAAACCGCGCCTCTATCTCAGGGATGGTATAACGTTTTAAGCGGCACCACCTTCGACAGCGATCTTAATGGCGTCCTTTCCGTCCAAGTTGTAACTGCCGTGCAGTGCATCGAAACCTTTAGAAACATCTTCTAAGGGCAGCGTGTGGCTGACAAAGCCTTCAAATAAGTGCGCATGTTTCTCGAGCATCGGAATGGCGCGGATAAAATGTTTCCTCTCAAATCCCCATCCGGCTTCCAGTCGAAGGTTCTTACGCATTAGCATCTGGTTCGGATTGCAATCAAAAGAACCAACATCCACAAAATGCCCGTATACGACGTAGGCTCCACTGTGCCTGATATAATCCAACCCTTCCGGGATAGCGGCGAGGAAACCGGTGCATTCGTAGACGACATCTGCACCGTTGCCTTGCGGTGTATTTTCTCGGACAATCCGTTTCCGTTCTTCCGGATCCGGCACTTCGGCGATGTCAATCGTCAGATCTGCCCCCAATCGTTTTGCCATCTCAAGCCTTCCGGGAGGTCCGCCGACAACGATAAGCCTTCCAGCACCGGAAACTCTCGCCCAATTAAGCGCAAGCAGACCGATCGGACCGGTTCCCTGAATTACAACCGTGTCCCCGAATTCGATTTTGCCGCGGGACACACAGTGTGCGGCACACGAAGCAGGTTCGGCGAGCACAGCGATTTCCGGTGGCAGATCGGTCTTAATGAACATATTTGTCGACGGGTTTGAGAGGTAGATGTACTCACTGAAACCGCCGCGCAAGTACGGTTCTTCTTCCGAAGGAGAGAAACCGAGTCCCCCGCTTGGGGACAGTGCGATCCTGTCCCCCTCTTTAACCGGGTTTCCGAGATAGTCCGCTTCGACCCCTTCCCCTAAAGTCTCAATCACACCGACGTTCTCGTGTCCGAGGATAATGTCGTGATCAATACGTTGAAATTCCCAGTTGTGAAGGTCGGTACCGCAAATACCCCCTAACTCCTGACGCACAAGTACTGTACCGGGTGCAGGATCAACAATCGGGTACTCTCGGACTTCAAAACTTTTGCCACTCATCACAGTGGCACGTGATGTTCTGGTTCCCATTGTAAAACTCCTTTGAAATAGGTTTTTACGTTTGTAGTGGGGCAATTCATTGCCCGTTGCCAAGCACAACAGCGGCTGGCTGGAAATATAGACGTAGGCATCTTTGCCAAAGCACCCTCAACAAATCGTTAAACTTTGACGATTATCTTACCGAGTTTTTCGCCTGTGAAAAGCGCGATAAACGCCTTTGGTGCATTTTCCAATCCTTCGATAATCGTCTCTTCCCATTGTATCTTGCCTTCGGATATCCACTGCCGCATATCGCTGTAAAATTCGGAGTTCCGCGCCATGAAGTCAGTCACGATAAACCCTTGTAACCGAATCCGTTTACCGATCGCGGAACTGAGGTTTGTCGGACCTGGCGTCGGTTCGATGTCGTTGTATTGGGAAATCATCCCACACAGTGGGATACGTCCGTGCATGTTCATCACCGCGAGCGCGGCTTGTAGGTGTCTACCGCCTACATTTTCAAAGTAGACATCAAGTCCATCGGGACAGTGTTTCCTGAGTTCAGCCTCCAAGTCATCAACATTTTTATAGTTAAAAGCCGCATCAACCCCTGCTGTCTCCTGTAGCCACGCGACTTTCTGATCGGAACCTGCACTCGCAACGACTCGGCACCCTTTGATTTTGGCGATCTGGCATACAATTGAACCCACCGCACCTGCCGCTGCGGAGACAAAAACCGTTTCACCTGATTTAGGCTGACCTATCTCCAGGAATCCGAAATAGGCGGTACGTCCGGGCATACCGACAGCCCCTAAAAACGACTGGAGTGGCGCGATCGTCAGATCGACAGCCGTCACGCTCTCTGCCGACGCGATGTAGTGGTCGCGCCACCCCTGCATCCCCGTTACATAATCTCCGACTTGAAATTGGTCACTGTTCGATGCCACGATCCGACCGGCGCACCTACCTTCTAAGGGTTTATCGAGTTCAGCGGATCGCATCCCGCCCCGCATATACGGGTCTACGGACGTGTAAAGGTTTTCAACTAACACCTCTCCTACTGCGGGTTCAGGGAGCGTCGCCTCAACGATTTCAAAATCACTTTCTTTGGGCATACCGACGATTCGGTTCTTAAGGCGAATTTGTCGGCTTACAGTATTTGACATTCTTTTCTCCTATCGGCTTATGATTTAATTTAATTGGCATTGATGCAATAATAGCATATCTAAGAAAAAAGTCAAGATTAGGAGTATGGGGTTTTCCATAACGGCTAAAAAGTGATAGCAACGGTGTCTGAATTGGAAATAATACATTTACACTTGTCAGAAAAAGTGCTAAAATAACCCAAGTTGCTACTAAAAAGTTTAGGGCAGTTCAAAAACGGTTTGCAGACAATTTCCCTACCCTGTAGGGGTAATATGTCTATAGAAAACGGAATATTTATCTCCACCGCACCCCGTAGGGGTGCTATGTCAAATAGATGGCAACTTGCGTTAAAATAGGGAATATATCATCATTCACAAGGGACCTTCCCATTAGAATTTTGTAAGGTATTAATGAGGTGGTTGTTATGAAAGCCGAAAAAC
This genomic window from Candidatus Poribacteria bacterium contains:
- a CDS encoding Gfo/Idh/MocA family oxidoreductase; its protein translation is MQKCALISGRGMGLMHGGNFHSHPDAEVVAVCDMDPELLAKAAEQFGVPGYSTIEDLLANCDAELVLLIVNETRRIPPLRQLLEAGRNVFTEKPLCGLEGQARLREEDLRIAAPAIATWRDSHLKFGIDFNYRFMHHFRKLHDDVAENRLGEIRMVHARAHFNCWSHVIDQILWTVGRPEWVSVVGDPNEAGGWGRLIHMGWENGVIGSLSGTNLWGYDDHPLRVKVLGDEFYAEAKGLEGSYSRRKANTSEIEEVWEAEDDSPEMPESFKRMADGVVKAMHADTPFPADGEAAWNELLFEAAVHRSALQNNARVFLKDVEEEASA
- a CDS encoding zinc-binding dehydrogenase; this encodes MGTRTSRATVMSGKSFEVREYPIVDPAPGTVLVRQELGGICGTDLHNWEFQRIDHDIILGHENVGVIETLGEGVEADYLGNPVKEGDRIALSPSGGLGFSPSEEEPYLRGGFSEYIYLSNPSTNMFIKTDLPPEIAVLAEPASCAAHCVSRGKIEFGDTVVIQGTGPIGLLALNWARVSGAGRLIVVGGPPGRLEMAKRLGADLTIDIAEVPDPEERKRIVRENTPQGNGADVVYECTGFLAAIPEGLDYIRHSGAYVVYGHFVDVGSFDCNPNQMLMRKNLRLEAGWGFERKHFIRAIPMLEKHAHLFEGFVSHTLPLEDVSKGFDALHGSYNLDGKDAIKIAVEGGAA
- a CDS encoding NADP-dependent oxidoreductase, with product MSNTVSRQIRLKNRIVGMPKESDFEIVEATLPEPAVGEVLVENLYTSVDPYMRGGMRSAELDKPLEGRCAGRIVASNSDQFQVGDYVTGMQGWRDHYIASAESVTAVDLTIAPLQSFLGAVGMPGRTAYFGFLEIGQPKSGETVFVSAAAGAVGSIVCQIAKIKGCRVVASAGSDQKVAWLQETAGVDAAFNYKNVDDLEAELRKHCPDGLDVYFENVGGRHLQAALAVMNMHGRIPLCGMISQYNDIEPTPGPTNLSSAIGKRIRLQGFIVTDFMARNSEFYSDMRQWISEGKIQWEETIIEGLENAPKAFIALFTGEKLGKIIVKV